atgtgttaggagTGAGGTGCTCTGAGGTGTCGTGTGTCAGGAGTGAGGGGCTCTGAGGTGTAGCTTGTATATGTGTCAGGAGTGAGGGTCTCTGATgcatagtgtgtatgtgttaggagTGAGGTGCTCTGAGGTGTAGTGTGTCAGGAGTGAGGGGCTCTGAGGTGTagcttgtatatgtgtgtcaggAGTGAGGGGCTctgatgtgtagtgtgtatgtgttaggagTGAGGGGCTctgatgtgtagtgtgtatgtgttaggagTGAGGTGCTCTGAGGTGTCGTGTGTCAGGAGTGAGGGGCTCTGAGGTGTAGCTTGTATATGTGTGGCAGGAGTGAGGGGCTctgatgtgtagtgtgtatgtgttaggagTGAGGGGCTCTGATTTGTAGTTTGTCAGGAGTGAGGGGCTCTGAAGTGTAGCGTGTATGTGTCAGGAGTGAGGAGCTCTGATGTGTAGTGTTTACGTGTCAGGAGTGAGGGCCTTTTGaggtgtagcatgtgtgtgtctcatgtTTGCCCTTCTGTCAGGTGTAGGTGTTGAGAGTTCtcggatgtagtgtgtgtgtctcatgtcttttttttgtttgtttgtatgtggtatttttgtttgtttgttgtttagatATGCGGTTCTGATATGTACTGTGGTGAGAAAGTCAcctcatactttttttctttcttttttttttttttttatctgcctgcaattttatgttttcttatcaaagtgaattttctatagaatttttccagggacaacccttttattgccatgggttctttcacgtgcacaaagtgcatgctggacctcaatttatcatctcatccaaatgacttgcacgggaccaccactcaaggtctcgtggaggggaagaaaatactggtgactgtggggttCAAACCattgagctcagattctctcgcttcctaggcagacgcattaccactaggtcagcactgaacaacaacaaaaaaaaaaggtataaaacATCCAATATTATAACACTTACTttacttgtgattttttttttttaattttcttgctTTCATCTTTAACATTTGGAGTCTTATTGTATGCCTGACACCCAATGAAAGTGTTGAGTAAACATCCAGTATTGTAACACTTACTttacttgtgattttttttcttctgcctttttttttttttttttttttttttttttttttttgctttcctctTTAACATTTGGAGTCTTATTGTATGCCTGACATCCAATAAAAGCGTTGAGTATTGGGTGTTTAACTTTTATTTGCAACTCGTTTCAACCCCACTGAACAAAAAGGCTGAACAAAAATGAAGGAATGCTGCAGAGAAAATTAAATGCTCAGATGTCTCCACAATTGCTTCGAAGTCAGATCCTTTGTTCCTTTAGTTAAGTGTCAGTAACTAAGTGTTAGTTAAGTGTCAGTAACTAAgtgtttcattttctctgtgtttctgctgcATGTTGAGCCTGTGGGGTTGAAACACTGCATTCATAATGACTAAAGGTTGGTAGGCATTCATCCATTTGCTCCACTGCCTCACATTCCCACCTATTTATGACAGAACCTCCTGCCATATCTCATTTACCTTACATCATGTTTTCTTTCATGCATGGAAATGAGGATTACTTAGTTTTGTGGCCATCAAGTTTTCAGTTGTATCTTTTGGCTGTTGAGTTTTCAGTTGTGTCTTATGACttgagctttgttttgtttcttattaGTCATTTgttagacgggcacaatagccgagtggttaaagcgttggactgtcaatctgagggtcccgggttcaaatcacggtgacggcacctggtgggttgaagggtggagatttttccgatctcccaggtcaacatatgtgcagacctgctagtgcctgaacccccttcgtgtgtatatgcaagcagtagatcaaatacgcacgttaaagatcctgtaatccatgtcagcgttcggtgggttatggaaacaagaacatacccagcatgcacacctccgaaaacggagtatggctgcctatatggcagggtacaaacggtcatacacgtaaaagcccactcgtgtgcatacaagtgaacgtgggcgttgcagcccatgaacgcagaagaagtcatTTTTTAGGGAATGTACAAAGATGTGAGACCATACAATGTTTAACATGATGGTGCTTGGAGAATACTTGTGTCTGATATTGATCTGTATATGTCTGAATTCTGCTAGTGCTGATTTCTTTTATTGCTCTTTCTTATTGCATTCTCTGCCAGTTAACTTCTGGTTTTGTTTGCAAGTGCGTTTGATATTTGAGGGTATGTTTGCTTCAGTTGCAAATGTACAGGGTTGTTGTTTCAATAATTTAGTGTGTGTCTGAGCACATGAGagtatgtgttgatgtgttggtctgggtaagtgaaaaaaaaaaatttttttcaagtTAAAGCATTCTCTTTATTTGATGGTGTTTTTAGTGAACTGATGTTTACAGTTTATTATAGTGTCTTTTTGattatttgtttctcttttttcttattatcattgctaATGTGCCATTTGTTCTCATCTCAAGCAAGACCAGCAGTTTAGATTAAATCAGCATTATGTATTTGAACATTTGTTGTTGAATGGATGCAAATGCACATTGCGGTTGGTGAATGCATGGATCTGTATTGTTTCCATCTTAAGCAGCTGCTAATTATTCATTCAGGGGGCACTCTGTAACTGTATACTGAATATTTTTTGGATTTCAAAATTCATGAAGGATAGTTGACATTGGTGACTATTAAACTTTCACATTTATTTTATCCTGTGGCACGCAAGTCCCAAATGATacaactgtactgtactgtactgagtactgtactgtactgtactgcacaacTCTGTGAAAAACTGCAGAAAGAGGAACTTGTCCCTTTAACACCTCATACTATTTCAGTGAACGTTCagcactttgacagtaaaaccaGTCCTTTTGGAACTTCTTCCAGCACCATTTACACAACCGTCACAGGTAGCAATTTGCAGTACTGCTTTTTCCTGCACTAAGTAAAGTATGTATAGACCCATTTTAAAACACAATACCAGGTGGAATGCAGAAGTGCTGTGATTGCACAGTTTGTTAATGTCTTCAGTTTGTTTAAtaaatgcatatgtgtatgtataattgAGTCGGTTTTAACAACCAGTTCTGCACAAATTTGATAGTTGTGTTGGTATGTAAAGTTGCAATTAATGTGGTAGAGTTAACTGGCAAAGTTGTAGCAACTAATATAATACAGTCATATGGCAAAtcaaacacactcaaaaaagTTAATATGGATGGTCAGTATGCACGCATGGCTGAATAAATATGCATCAATGACATTACCCACCCTTTTGCGCAGTAAGTCATGCTGCATGAATGAATGCATCGACCGTGAACATTTGTATGAAAAAGGAGTGCTGGTTTTCAACGTTCTTTCTGTTAAAGGAGCTAAGACTCACTGCTTCCTCTGCTATGTCTTATTGATGTTCAAAACAAATGCTTTTGtgattgtggtatttttttggttgttgttcagAGCATTCAAACTTATCACTGGTGTTATTTATTGTTTCTTTGATGGATATTTTGATTATACATACCCTGTTACATGTAATTCAAAACAGATAAAAACGATCCAAGCTGAACATCAGATGCGTGGAACTGGGGGTGGTGCTTTTGGTCTTTAATTAAAATGAagaaaatgagtgaatgaacattATGCAACTTGGTCTGATGATCGTGACTTACCTAAAGGGTTACAGTCTTATTTATTATGCATCTCCATGGGAAGTGAGGCATGGAAAATGTTATTTCTGTCAGTCATCAACCAGTCTGCAGGTCCATGGCTCAGTCAACCATGCTCAGATCTGACGCATTGTTTGGATGCGTTTTGCTTCAAATTTGGAGCAGTTCCTTTGCTcagaaagactctctctctctctctctctctctcacacacacacacacacagcaacagtgcACAAAAAGATGGTAATCACCATGAAACAGCTATATCCCACAGCACTTTGTCGCCAAGGCCAGTGACTGATTTCTGCACAGGTGGGAGCAAAGATCACCGACAGTATATGTCATTCATGACAAACATAAACTTCACTTCATTATTAAAGCATGCTGAAGTGGTTCAGTTTTTGTATAGGAATAAAGATAACATTGTTTCAACTGtgagtattttttgtttgttttatattttaatgtattgattatttaaatGCAAGTGGCCAGATTTCTGCTTTTTACACATCTTCTGATAACTCTTtatttaaacagcaacaacaacaaaattattaaaTTAAGCCATTCCGTTTCATATTCAAGCCATGAAGACGTTATTTCTTGTAAGAGTTATCTTGTAAAACTGCATTTTTTTCAGCTGAttgaacatacatttttttttcaatttgttacCATTTTATTTACATCTTTTCAAACCGGATTACAATGCAAAAGATGGTAAAATGAAACTTGAGTGTTCAATCTTTTGAAAATCCGTTCCTACCAGAGCAATCTGCAGTTACTTCTGTTTTTCCATTAATTCTCTCTGCATCATCTTAAACCTTTATTGCacggataaagaaaaaaaaataaacagccaACACTCAACCAAGATTCAACAACCAATTTATTATTTTACTGATTTTATTAAACAAGAATTTCCAACATAACATAACAAATACTGAAACACAAAATGCTTGTattgagagggtggtggggggggggggagggggtgaagtaaGTTAAATACACACTGAAATGTCTATATATAGAACAAACTTGTAACCAGGTAGCAGATATATTTATACGACGAACCGCTGGGTCAAAAGTCAgatgttttgtgttgagtaattgtcaaCTGTCACTGTTCAGGTTGAATTGaaaacttccctccctccctccccatccctacccTCCTACTTTCTATAGTCCCTCAccaccttctctcccctccctcttatcTTTCATGTGGGAAATGGGGGAAAGTATCTTGGAAACCGAATGGAATATGTGTAATGATGTTTAAATTATGGTGAACATTTCAATTTTTCATTGCCCTGGGGTTCAGGAACACTGTTGAAAGCACATGCACATGGAGGGTAGGCCATGTCTGAACAGTTGACAAATGAGTAGTAACAGAACCATGATGAGTGGAGAGGCAGGCAGGTGGAAATGGCATCCTCTCTACTGAGTGCTGTCTGTGGTCTGTATGACCACCAACAAGTACTCGTTACCTGCAACACAGGCAGACAAGAGAACCCATCATTACATCACACAGTCAGTGGAATAAACATGACACCGAATGATGAGGTTATTTTACAAAGCAAGTTCAGCTGCTGGAAAATGACAAAATGTAGACTTCTAGGATATGTTTAAATGTGACTATCACTTGCTGATCTCTAAAGTGCACGATTCCAAAATGCACCTTCGAAAATCTGCTGTGTCAAGAAAGGATTGTGTAAAGACAGTACAAAGATTGGTCAGGAATCTGAAATCTGTGTATACTAGGGTTTTATGTTATCGGTACTTCTGTTGCTATTTGGACTCCATTGTTTTAAAACACCACAGTAGCACAACCAATATATACCCAGATATGCATATGTACATGCACTtcagtatacacacatatatacacatgtacaaataTATGCAGGCAtggcatacttttttttaaatcagatttcaTGTAAACAGGCAGGTCCTGTACTTTTTTTTACCCAGAGTTTGTAGTGCAAGACTTAATTTTTAATATGAATGGTAATATTCAAAGCAAAGGAAGCAGAAGTGAGGTGCTCAAGCCATAATACATCCACCAAAGAAGCTGAAAAGGTTAATATTCaagtcaattttttttcttttttttggggggggggggggggggtggcggcgggggagctggggggggagTCTGCTCTGTAAGACACTAAGCAACAGCCTCTGTGCTTATGTTTCCAATGAAACGATGATGCAAGTCTCCCATATgcagcatgttttgttttttccgagGTTAAAAGGAAATAGGTCCCATAGTCTTTTCTGACCATCGGGGGGCAGTGAAatcaaatccactgtgtctagggctcacgGCAATGGAAGGCGGGACCCAATCCTCTCCCCCTGagattttaaccttccccaaccaaagctgggtacccattcacaactgGGTGGAGAGAAAAATGTGAGTACCTTTCCCAAGTACCCAACACCTTGTAAAAaccagggccttgaaccctgatcgcTGGTTAACACTAGACTTGAAGTCCAATGCCTGACCGATTCTGATATGATGCCTCTTATGCATGTGTTTagtgcaggtaaaaaaaaaaattaatgaatttAATCAAAGTGACAAGAGAGTTGTCCGTCGCAAAATTCATTAAaactatataataaaaaaaaattttttaaaggaaTATACactgataagtaaataaatgcatacatagaaaaaaagggggagggggggggggcaaaaaaaaaggcagcacaTTCTCCCTGATGAGTGTAGCCCAAAAAATTAatgcaaagaaatctgttgtgacaagtgaGTTGAACAACACAATCAATGTCTCTTCCtccaacccaaccaaccccctGCATCATTGGTACAATTTTAGTACATAAGTTACGCATCCAGACAGCCTGACTGTGATTCTGACAAACTTTGTGCAACCAGAGAAAATAGTTGTCATTTTGATGTAACAATTTATTCATGCAGGAAGCCCCAAGTGTAAGATTTTACCACTTACAGGGAGCACACATGATCTCATTCTTTTTGGAGCGAATGCGGAGGAAAGTGAGGTCGTTGGTGGGATCCAGATCCCGGACTGAGTTGCGTGCCTTTTGCGTCAGGCTGCACAGCAAGCCTGCATACTGCACTGTCGTCGAGTTGTCCAGATTGGTACGGATGGGAATGCCTGCAAGAACATGGTCTGTGTCATTACTTGACCCCATACATATATCTGACcaatgtgtagaaaaaaaagggaaacagtaATACCACATTTGAAACCATCAATACTGTACACATTTTTGTGTAAGGAAAcgtcaaagagaaagaaagatgaaaagaagaacatTCAGTCATTTCCATCAGCATCTTTTACTTTTAAAAGCAAAGTTCAGTGttcatgcatgcagacagacacaaacacacacatattcacacacatgcacatacacacaaacacacaaactcaagtACTTTTTCCAAAGTTCAACTTCCTTACTGCTAATGTGACAATAAATTCATGAACACATTCCACTTGAATTTTTTCAAAAGGGGATCACTCTAAATGAACAGCATATTTCACATGTTTTTGCATACATTACCATCAGTATTTATGACGATGGTGCCAATAACACCTTTGTGGCTTTGGATTCTTTTCAGAATTTCGTCAACCTCCTGTAATTTATAATAAATGAATCAATTAGTCTTTTCACACATGTATCCATAATACTATCCAAAATATGTATCCATAATACTATCCAAAATAATAAATCAGAAAAAGACAGACTGCTGAACCCATCCATGTTAAAATGaagtactgacgggcgcaatagccgaatggttaaagcgttggactttcaatctgagggtcccgggttcgaatctcggtgacggcgcctggtgggtaaagggtggagatttttccgatctcccaggtcaacatgtgtgcagacctgctagtgcctgaacccccttcgtgtgtacacacaagcaaaagatcaaatacgcacgttaaagatcctgtaatccatgtcagcgttcggtgggttatggaaacaagtacatacccagcatgcacacccccgaaagcggagtatggctgcctacatggcagggtaaaaacggtcatacacgtaaaagcccactcgtgtatatacgagtgaacgtgggagttgcagcccacgaacgcagaagaagaagaaatgaagtacTGACCAAATTTTCTGTTTAACTTGTAAGAGTGTGTCCAATGAAATATATGAAAATTTGTATAATATTATGTTCCCATTAGCAATGATGTTATTCTCTTCCTTGATGGGTAAGGTTAAATGATATTGCTTATGTCCTTCATGCATTTATAGGTGTCAAACTGATGTTGTGTTATTTctctttttaaaatatattttaaccAATAAGATATgccaagaaacaaaaaagattaaGCTACTCATTCAAGCTACTGGTAACTGTGTCACTCCGTACATACATTAGAAAACTAATACATTTTGTTCAAAAGCCACTATATATGCTCTAAGAGTGGATAGTGTTTGAGAGGAGTCAGAGCAGCAGAAACTGGTATAAAATAAATAACTGACACTGATATTGGCTTTTTATGAGGAGTTGCTGCAtttatggaagaagaaaaaacatctaggaagcataaaaaaaaagtgttcccaGTCCTGGTAAATATCAGGAAAGAAGactgaaaagagaaaggaaaatgcAGAAGAAAAGGGCTAAGATGGACCATTGCCCAGAAAAGGGGATTGTTTGTATCTTATGTTCAAAGAAAGAATATCATCATGCGATGTTtaattcttttttgtctttttgtctttttttaagaaAACTGCCTTGGTGTTCAAAGGTTGTGTCAGTGGACACTGAACTGACTGCTTCAAGAAGTGTTTCTGAGAGCATCTGTACAGATTTGGGAATAAAGTGACACCTGGAAGACGCAAGTATGAACAGAAATGAATAATCTTTTTCTGTTCTAGATGGATACTCTGCAATGTTCTctggcaagaaaaaaaatcatgagaatAATACAAAAAGCTGTTTGGCACTGGTCAAGATCCATATAAGTGCTGAGAAGATTCACAGCtaaatgaggaggggggggggggggagggggcaaaatTGTTCACTTGGGGAATTTTTGTTGTGGAAAAATAGTGACTTCTTCAAGTTCTTGGATCCAGATGACCAGCTACTGAAGCACTTAGTTCAGTGAAAAGAGTGAAGATAGCAACAAAATGCATGACATGAAAACAAGCACTACTGTTTTTTGTATAGGTattttgtgttttgggttttttttgttgttggttgatgttgtttgtttgtttgtttgttttcattataTTTGGAAAAGGAAGCCAACAAACTCCAGGACAATGATGCTCCTTTTGCGTTTTGCAGCTAATTTCTCTTCCATCACAGATACATCATAATGGACCTGGTGAAACTGACACATCTCAAGCAGAGTGGTGTTATATCTATCATGTCAAAAAGCCCAAAAAAAGTTATGCTATTTAACTGTGAATGGGTTTACTTGTGATTACATGAAGACTATTTGCCTTTTTCTTCCACTGATTATTGTTACATGTCACTGTATCTTGCTCCACAAGAAATTTCATTGATCTCAATACAATTTGgttcaacaaatagtaaagagtggtaactctctccattcacaaggtacacaacttcaagtcaatgctgcttatgctaccgatgcagctagcacacaggtaaataaaaggtacactggaaaaacccagacacttcatcaAAAAGGCAGCGCCGGGCTTCATtcagtttttattcaagactggcatagcctctttaatcctaaacaaaacacatagacaataaagaacaaacacatggtttcctcagtggtttttcaacttgaaattaataaacaataactgaataaggCCTCATTGTTTTACTGATTACAGTTTGGATCTTTTTGTATTCAACAAATTACATTAGATCTGGCCAAAATGTGGCATTGGATTCAGTTATAAGTTGGAATCTCTGGATGTGGATTTACCCGTGGTACTGATGTACTCTTTCTGGGTGTTCTTGCTTGCAAGGTTACGGCTCTTGACTACTTAGCCCCATATCCAGATCCAATAACCAAAGCAAGAGAGTACTACTGACAGCAGTGCAGCAAAACTACTGAACTGGTTTTATCACCAGCACTCCTTACTTTCAACACACAACTGTATAGTGTATGAGAAGTATTTTCAGCATATTGGGACTCAGGGGACCAAACATGCTGATTCTAAATTGACACACAAGACCTCCTCTGTTTGAAAGATGATAAACAAGCATGGCCATCCCTGTTCATAGCAATGATGGCAACATGCAGACTTGCTATATAATATGATGTACAAAGCTCCTTAATGGTACATGTGCAGCTGGTATCTCAACCCTGACAATAATGCAGATGCCACAACCAACAATTCTCTGGTGATGTGATGGGGCTGTTTAATGTGTGCATCAAACTAAGAAAAATGGAGATGATAAAGAAGATGTTAAGACCTGGTAACTAAGGGTGACTGGAAGGTATAAAAACTAATAGTTTGTGTTTGCAATCAACAAGGAAACAGATTCTATAACAAAAGCATGATATCACTCTGCTGTGCCCGAAGTATTAATCAGTCTGCTCACTCTATACTtgtcaaaatgaataaatataaaacTGCTTTGTTCCTAAATGCGACACAAGCTGTTGAAATTAGCTGACGAATCTCGTCACTGGTTCTCATGTTACAATCCTTGGTTAGCAACTGAACGGTGTGTGATCAGAATCTGACTGATACAATTCATCAAGGGATTTTAACCAAGCCAGTCAGCATTTTAAGAAATcgtgaatataaaaaaatattcctaataataataaacaacaagaCTTACACTCATGGTTGCTTAGAACTGGGGATTCAACGCTCGCCACTTCAGTTGATGGAACGCGACTGAACAGGAAATGATCGTTTCTACGTGAGGAAGGGACACAACCAGAAATGTGACATCACGCATGCGCGCAGAATTTTAGAAACGAGGGTAGCAACCATCCTCATCTAACAAGGGCTCAATCAATCAAGATGGTAAGTTGATTATTGTTTTGCGAGTTTATCTATATTATGATATGTACCGTATTATTGAAATGAATGCCGTACAGTGATGAGGTAAACATGAAAGGTGATTTTTTCTTTTGATTGAGTGACTCACCGGTAACAGTAATTGATCTTTTTGTCGTTTTGATCCGAGGCTAACAAAACAGGTGCGTGCTCGCATTCATTACACAGGTCATAACTAGTCTGGTCTATGGCTCGAACATACGGAAAGAAGCACCACCACAACTGTGAACCTGATCACTGCCAGACATCTTTTTTAAAACagttgacattgttgcttatttCAGTCCATCTGACCGAAACATGGCCATgaaatgattcttcttcttcttcttttggatgggtagccaacatcgacttgtcgatgaatcAGCTACACGAATTCTTTTCCGGAGGGTGGTTTCGAGTGGGCTGTTTTAGTTAGTTCTAGGTTTAAGAGGATTAGGAGGATtttgtgggtaggggggggggggatgaatggatTGCCCGATGAAaaattcaacacataactagtcACATCTGAAAATAATCTgagacagcaacagcaaacaaacaagcaaaaaccctGTAAAACAACACATTTCATGACATGTTATCATAAACATCAAGCGACTTAAAGCAGTTAAGAAGGTTGTGCTGATGATGTCAGTGCTTCTGATTAAATCGTCCCCTATCAGTATTattacaaaataaatgaataaaggcaAAAAAGAATTAAAGATACTTCAAACCACACCTACACAAAGACGCAAAGAGACATTCAAAAGGCC
The sequence above is drawn from the Babylonia areolata isolate BAREFJ2019XMU chromosome 26, ASM4173473v1, whole genome shotgun sequence genome and encodes:
- the LOC143300149 gene encoding dynein light chain roadblock-type 2-like, which codes for MSEVDEILKRIQSHKGVIGTIVINTDGIPIRTNLDNSTTVQYAGLLCSLTQKARNSVRDLDPTNDLTFLRIRSKKNEIMCAPCNEYLLVVIQTTDSTQ